The DNA region cattcaaaacaataagccacCGGAGACCGACCGTATCGCAATGACAGTTGATGAAAACTTGCTGGATTGTAaacttttaatttttgttttgctgccgggaaaggaacagacacgaaccactctgtcttccttgtcctctttcttctgtctgtagCATATCTCACCAGAGAAAAGACGGGCTCTGATCTCACTGTAATTTGAGCATCGGACTACCCGTAGTCTCTTCCGACAATAGCTCCCgtgcgtgcttccgtgtgagaactcgcgtgacatttctgtgcttcagatagaGTTGCAGTCTCGAACGATTTCTAAGTGTGtgcagactattccaaagtttacagactgactggtgctttgttttatgtgtagacacctcgagttagctgctgacgaggttttgcgctgttttgagcaatgttagtggtttaattttgaaagcgtagcctatggctttatgccactgttagcgattttgggctgtagctcatgctagctctgcaggctagcctactgcgtgatcaacgaaaaatacttcttccataGCTTAGTTAAATTTTCGGCGGActtataggctacttgttgtatgttaaatgttaactttctttttttgcagaacaaagtaataaaggtcgtactcatcatgtgtttgtgtgttgaatgtcagtaggctacaaaatagcctatttcagatcagagatggtaggcctaataactaagtaattgagtggaaataggtgatactgtattttacggccctgatgctgtgtattttcctggtaattacctccttgtttttcaggtaattaaacaaaaacaacactaaaaatgtcataaggataattgatgggtttatcaacacagctaggtaattaaataggaagaggcaatagtgcattttacagctctgaaAATTAAAATTACTTCACTTGTTCCAGTTCAGTTTAATGTCTTCTTTACCAACTTACTACGACAATGACttggtttgtctctttcttagtaggctaataactaagtaattgggtggaaataagtgataatgtattttacggccctgatgctgtgtattttcctggaaattacctccttgtttgtcatccttcccacctgaggactctagtgtttcccatcggatctctgcatgcctgaaggacatttcaatctggatgaaggatcagcaccttcagcttaatctttccaaaactgagctcttggtgtttccagcaaaaacagctattccccaacagatcaatatccagcttgattcatcctcactgactccaaccagatcggcacgtaacttgggtgtcataattgatgaccaacttactttctctgagcatgttgcctcaattgcaaaggcatgtcggtataccctgtacaacattaggaagatcagaccttatctgacacaagattccactcagcttcttgtacaggcaatggttatctccaagctggactactgtaattctctgttagctggcctacctgcttgtgtattaagaccactacagttgattcagaatgctgcagcacgactggtcttcaatcagccaaagaggacacatgtaacccctctcctagttactctccactggctccctatagtagccagaattaaatttaaatctctcactctggcctataggacactgactggatctgctcccggctacttcagttctttaatcacgatgtacattcccaaccgcccattgcgatcttctgaggagcgtctgttatgtcgaccaaccatacatgctaggtcaaattgtagatcctattcttcagtggttccgtgttggtggaatgagttgcccagtgctctccgttccagcaacagctttggatcttttaagaggggtcttaaggcatatttatttaatatgcacttagtcctttgagtttgtgatgtgttatggtttgtataatagtattgttttgttataatttgtctattgatagaatttgaaatttattttgctattgtccttaaatttagccataccatgctttagttattattattatatataattaactgagtgacttatttgatttctattctcatttcactgttttatttctcattaggttagtgcttaaaatgattgttttactgataatattactattctccctagtttgtaattgttcactgttaatttaatttgtattgttatttatttgtatgtcgctttggacaaaggcgtctgctaaataaccatagccatagccatagccatagccatagccatagccatgtaattaaacaaaaacaataagacgagtaaagtttcaaataattaccattttattatacttaaaatgaaagctgtttgcatcgctattacctaaaaactgcagagttattgcactggaaactgcatggaaataacttgtaataagtggctacaaaggattattcataaaatgatatcaaaataccatagaaatgaccaccttaattaatgctgtttgcattgctattacctagaaacagcagagtaattgcactagaaactgcatagaaattactggtaataagtggtaacaagtggtaacaagggattgttaccatgaaattacatagaaatgaccatacaattaccaccttattagcgagccataatgtaaagtgttacccacaTCTCTGTTCATCAAATTGCAACTGTTtttagtttatttattcattttacttatttgttttatgtgtttttatgttcCCTCTGTTGCTCTTATTTATTAATGCACAACCTTTTCCTGTAAACTCGTTGTATTGTAAATGAGGGAAACCTCAATGCCCTACGAGTATAAATAaaggtttaaaaaaataaaataaatgttattattgtttattgctATTATTTTTGCTTTATTATTGCTTGCATTATTGTTTTATTACTGCTTAATATTCCATTGCTATTGTTATTACATAATTCattgaatgactttattgtttatttactattctcccATTTAGTCATTGTTTATGTTCATTAGATTTGCCTATATTGatactgtttattgtttatattgccaTTCTCTTTAGTCGACACTATAGTCTGATCAACTTTTTTAATCCATTCACTGCTAAAtgaattgtattgtttttgttggtatgtcgctttggacaaaggcatctgctaagTAACACAACCATAACTGTAACCATAACTAAATTGTCTGATCTTGATATACCATTCATaccacttggttagattttattagaattttttattagtttttttttaatactgaaTGACTGAAAGTTCAGACTTACCTGAGTTTGAAGATAAGTACTATTACATGTGATTGAAGCTGTTACAGTCATTAAAGCAAAAGCATCGATTAGAGCTGGTTGATCTGCTGTTACAGTCACTACAGCAAAACCAAAGGCATCAATATCTTGAGGGCGACAGAATCTTCCTGAGTGATACAAGAAAAGCATTTTTTCAGTGTATATTTAATTGGTAAGCCTTTCAGTGCAGAAGAATTAGGAGCATATTTTCTTCACTATATCTTATAAGtaagtagcctggtcctacttTAGAGATATCAGAAGTAAAGTTGCTTATTGTCTGGACAAAGTACAAACTGATGACTTTAACATTAGCTTTAAGTGCTAGGATAAAcgttgcacacatactgtacactgattTGACGCCGAAGCTGAGTTTCCAACTAATGTGAACATACCTGGAGGTGATGTGGTGGtcgtggttgttgttgtggtcgTGGCAGTTGCAGCACTAGTAGTTGTTGGTGTTGGAGGAGcatctgttgtttttcttgttgttattgttgatgaTTGAGTCACTGGTtgtgaagatgatgaagatgcagGAATGCTTGCTGTAGAATCTCCTAGGTAATTCCAGAATTTTAAATTCTTAATGGTTCTGGTCTACAATAAAATGTCTATTTAAAAACCTCACAGAGGAGGACATTTTTAAAGCGTGATCTGCAGGCTATTGTTGCAAAAACACAAGTTGTTGGCTATTTTTAGAGAGTGCACTGCAGGCGCAGTTTAACAAACGTCAAGCAGGATCTGGCCCCGGCCACCTAGATCTTCTCTCAGGGAGCTCTAGTCTGCAGTGTTTGTTGGTTTTCTAATGCTGCGTTCGAGTGCACTGGGACGTGGGACTTATCCTACCTGAAGTGTACTAGCGTATACTTTAAAGCGTTCCAGGTAATTGAAGTAGAATGTAAACAGAAAGCATGGACGCACTGGGTAACATAGGTTGACGCATAGCGGTCTTCTAACTAAAACATCTTCAGCAACTGTTCTGGAGCCGTAGAAGCGCTGCGTATCACTATGTAGGGTAACTGagtatactttaaaaaaaaacttcgcTGGTAGGAAGTTCCACTTCGACATAGCCTgacacgccctcccagtgacgcaacaccttcaggcttttgctgctggtctggtcaactgctcattgagaaggatttctgagttcccgaaatctgcggaactgccccctttggtcgagaaccaatcaactttgagcagctccaacggctctgggtagaggcgtgttcaaggcagaggaaagagtgttgttattggtttaaactcggcaatccgctttctgacatctaccagtagcaaatcgaggcacttaaaggaggcgggtcaaccagcgctggcaagaaaccgtgttagcacaggctgttggtcagactaaagtctcgcagagcctttgaaagtcgatggtaatcaggctaacttCGACAGGCATTCCAGTGCACTTTTCTTAGTTTGAGGTAGGATACGTCCGTCCCATTGCACTGGAACGCAACAgaagcccccaacgttgtcttcaaggcagcactgcctgggaGGCGCTAGGGCTAGGCATGGGTTAactaagcaataagccccgacaGGACGTCGTTTGCACTGATTATCTCGgcatcattgaaaatgagggctactctcaatgactctccgagaataaataaaggttgaatgaatgaatgaattaattaattgatgATTTTAGAACCCCcctagctgttctaaaatcagtgcaaacaacggactcgagtggcttactGCTTTTCTAAAACTGGTGCTATTCTATTctgcaagatttcatgaaacgaagACGACgtttgggggcttaaaacaccatcgagcctCTGGAATACCATTCACAACTTAACCTTTGAATTGTAGTGTATACATGCAACTCAACCCCAAATGACCTCAAGAAGCTGGATTTCTCGTTTAAGTTTTTTCCAAAAATACCTCTTTTATAGGGACATTTcgttttgctaatagtttagcCACTGATAGCAGAAATAATTGAGATTCTTCAACATACCTTGAAGCACAGACGTGCTGGTGAATCCTGGGGCAACAACAatcagagcaggagagggaggagtagtCGTGCTGGTGGGTCGTCCTGGGGCAACAGTCAgagcaggggagggaggagtAGTCGTGCTGGTGGGTCCTGGGGCAACAGTCacggcaggagagggaggagtagtCGTGCTGGTGGGTCCTGGGGCAACAGTcacagcaggagagggaggagtggtgaGTGCAGGAGTGGACGCTGTGGGCCTCGTGAATTCTACTTGGAACACATACAGAGCGTAGCCGAGGTCCATTaaccaacgtgtgtgtgtgtgtgtgtgtgtgtgtgtgtgtgtgtgtgtgagcgtagcCCAGGTCCATTAACCAACATCTACATGCACGTCATCCTCATGCACGTCACATtatcagctacagtacatgtaggcaacacagcacataaTCTCATGCTAACAGCTAACAGCtcataacacaacacagcacataaTCTCATGCTAACAGCTAACAGCTCATAACACAACGCAGCACATAATCTCATGCTaacagctaacagctaacagCTCATAACACAACGCAGCACATAATCTCATGCtaacagctaacagctaataacacAACGCAGCACATAATCTCATGATAACAGCTAACAGCTCATAACACAACGCAGCACATAATCTcatgctaacagctaataacacAACGCAAAATCATTTGTAACAGCTAAAGCCGCAGATATTGGGGTTACAGACACAAGTGAAAAAAAATActatgtgaagaaaaaaaagcattctTCAACGATATCTGTTCTCATAGCACCTTTTTTCcatgaaaaacaaaagcatTGTTCAGCGATATTTTTTCCTTGAAATCGTATCACTCCTTACAGTGGAGCCTCAATAAACCCAAGATAGATCTGTTTTACTGACCACCCGTTTCTGGACCTCCAGGTGTTGTAAGAGGGATGACTGGAAGAGGAGATCCAATGAACTGGACGAAGCCTGGTTGATTGGTGCTGATCTCAGAGTTGATCCAGCTCTCGTAACGGGACACCCTGGTGTAGACTCCGGGACGATTGGGTTCTTTACAACCTTCTAATGCAACAATACCAGACTGCACCCACACAGAGTCCTGTTTGCTCACCAGTGGACCTCCTGAGTCTCCCTGAAAACAACAATCAAACGTCCCCACGTCAGCATGAACATAACTGTAAAACTGCTCTTCTTAACCGAAAAGGAAAACTAGGAATTTTCACTTTCTAAAAGCATATCAAAGAAGGTTTAGGTGAGCATCACACTTTCTTAAAGCATATCAAAGAAAGTTGAAATAAAAATGTCACACTTTCTTGAAGCGTTTAGATTAACATTATGGGCATCACAGGACCCCATCTAGCAAACAGGAaatgttgttcttgttgttctAATGCTTGTGTCACTCTCGGTTCTATGACAACAAGATGATCATTTGTGTTACCTCACATGAATCTCTGCCTCCTGCAGGGTCTCCAGCACACATCATGTTGTCTGTGACTGTGAAGGGCACGACTTGATACAAGGACTGACACTGGGTGTTCTCAACCACAGGCACTTCCACTTCCTTTAAGGTCTTAGGAGATGGAAGAGGAACTGGGGATGACAAGGAGACAGCACACTCAGGACTTTTAACATATAAAGAGAGCAGTGAAATAGGTTAATGCTCTGATCAGTCTATCTTGACTGAATAAGTAGTTGTTATCACTGATAATGATGATATCTGGAAGGGTATATTCTTGCAAATTCCCTTCTCCCCTTTTCCAAATCATTCCATTATATCAGACACCAGgaatacaaatttaaaaaaaattctgTAACCAGAAGGGGGCACTGTTTCATCAGTAGTTATGAGAGATACATAAACATATAAATGGTCCAACAACATGAGAGTCTTAGAgcgttagagagagagtgtgagtgagtgagtgagtgagtgtgtgcgtctgtgtgtctgtgtgtcgttgtgtctgtgagtgttctgCCAACAATGTCTCAAACTGGTTGGTACAGGAAATAGATAATAGATGTCTATGAGCATGACATTAATATCCGTGTTGACATTTGGTCGTACCTCCATCAGCAGTATTTCCCCAGCCAGTGACCCAGCTGTCAGTACCGTTGAGGAAAACACTCCCATTGGCAGCCAGACACACAGGCCTGATGTAGTCGGTGAAGGTGACTGGGGCATTGAGATGAAGCAGAGCGATGTCGTTGTCAAAGGTGAAACGGTTGAAACTGGGATGATTGATGATCTGGCTCACCGTCCTTTTCACTTCGTTTGGGTTACTGCCCTCCTGGTTCTGCCGACCCAGATACACCTCGAGATTACTTGCAGATACACTGGCAGgaggaaaacagaaaacaaaaaacaaaaagaaaggcCAAATACACCTCAGCATCAGGCTTTATGTGAGATTGTATGCAATATACggcaaaaatgaaatctaaccaagaGTTAGTAATCTTACATTACAAAAGAATCTATTTgttcatgttttcatgttttctgtTTCACGTGTCTACCTGGAAAATACCTTTTGGACTTTTAGAGTCATGTGACATGCtgtgacctctctctcccttcactggAATTACTGTTTAGATTTCCATAATAGTGGATAAtccaccttgtgtgtgtgtgtgtgtgtgtgtgtgtgtgtgtgtgcctggaaaATACATTTTGGACTTGAATCTCACAAACCGGTTTAGGTCAACTTTagagtcatgtaacatgtgACCTCCCCTACCTTCACTGGAATTACTTTTCTGatttggatgtttgtgtgtggaataATTCacctgtgtttgtgcgtttgtgtgtttgtgtgtggaataCCCATCCCCTATTTCATCGTTTTCAGTTATTAAGACTGGCTGAGCTAAATGTTTATCATAATGCCTGTCTTATGTTTCAAATTGTCAATAGGCTCAACCCTAGATTAAGTAGTCTTGTTCCAATCTCCAGTCCCCAGCACACATACCCAACTAGAACTAAATCACAAATCTCAGGAAAACTGCGCCGACATGTGCGCACTAGTATGAGTGTTGTCTGTAGGGGGCCGCAGATCTGGAACGGGATTGATGATGGCCTTAAGGTGTTGCCCTCTATCTCCAACTtcaaaaaacaactaaaaaataatcttttactAACCTATATCTAATATAAATATTGTCACTTCATGGACCGCTgggatgtatgtgtatgattgtatatgtatgtaatgtaagaATGTAGTTTAAGTGTTTTGGTGTACTATGTATGCTTTTACTGTACCACTACCTTCTCTATGATCTTTGGGCCCCCGCCTATAAGCTTCCCTAGCTTCTTTGGGGGACCCATTCACTTTACCCATCTTAAGTTTAAAACCCTACTGTAATATTTGTTTGAAGTGGTATTGTGaataaactaaaactaaaaaaaaaaaactaaaaaaaataaaaaaataattcacctgtgtttgtgcgtttgtgtgtttgtgtgcggaaTAATTGACctctgtttgtgcgtgtgtgtgtgtgtgtgtgtgtgtgtgtgtttgtgtgtttgttaatgttgttgtagccagttgcattcctgctctgtctgtcccttTTCTGCTTCCCCTACATACTGATCTCCACTAACGAGGAGGGCAGGGCAAACAcacgttcattcattcaattcCCGGTACTAGGCCATAATGTCGTATAAAGGAGACTGGTAGGTAAGACcaccttcctctgtctccctcccgatCTGTCCCTGGGTTTCGTGCAGGAGTCTATCGCAAGCCCACTCGGGCTTTGCCATATGGAACCCGGCCGGCGCGTAGCCCTAGttgtctctcctctgcagctTATGACCACGGCCCGGTGTGTTCGCGTAGTGTCCTTTACAGCTTAGATCAATGGCCACGAGTTTTGGTGGCATGGCTCGGCCCCGCTTGTCTGTTTAGTGTGGTCACGCTGCTGTCTTGTCCATAGCGTTAGTAGGCTAATTTCTTGTGTTTATGCTACAGCTCCTCCGCGTTGCGGTAGGTTTTCTGGGGGCGGTTTGTGGTGCTTGCGTGTGCTTGCTTGGGATCTCCCTGGCATGTGTGTCTTGTTTAGTTTGCTTGTGTGCTTTCTTTTGGCTTCTCTATGCTTGTGGCTTCGGACTTGTGTATGACATCATTTAACATTGACAACTTTATGTTCTTTTAGATTCCACTGTGGTTCTATTCGTGTGAAGCCCGTAGTTACATTGGGGATTTTCGGTCTCgatttgcctttttttctgtctcgaTTTGTGTCCTTGAACGGCAGCTGTGGTTACCTGTTAAAACAGTGTGCAGCTGAGAGCACCCACTGCTCATTGATGAGGGATCCTCCACAGATGAACGTGCTGAACCCAGGAAAAGAGGCGTGCAGACTGGCCTGCCATGGCCAGCTCCCTGCTGGAGCATCCTGGCCCCCAGCTATCCTGCTGTTGAGGGGAGGTCGGCCACATACTGGGGGAGAGAGGCCATGGTTCATTCAAGACAGCATGTAAGTGCATGGGCAGTATATCTGTTTATatgatgtacatgtatgtatatgtcatgtgtgcgtgtctgtacaTAGCCATATTCTACTGTCCTTCATTGTACTCCCACTGTTCTGTTTTTAGGTGCTgagtccaccaaacgcgtttttaacagccagagcgccctcaacctcctcctctcggcgcttcgataagtgtttattgttgctaagttacgttctagaatctttggtttataacgagaagtgacattgacgagcccggcgctgttctaaaagttgaacagatttcaactttgagcgctctgagcgctgcgacaaaaaacggtcggcgccgaGAGTTTTTTTCCGCTGTGAGCGCtgagtggacacagcaccttattcCTTTCATGTcttatttgtttgagtgttgtacaGTACTTTGAGAGAAAAGATTGACCAGAGTCAAACTCCTTCTTACATTACCTTACATTTGGCTCACACTTTTTAactaaagtgacttacaacatggtaaacattttaagatTTGTAAAGCAATTGTAACAATTCGAGGAAAAAATTGAAAAGGTCAGAGTGCAGTAAGAATAAGTGCATTAATGAGCGTTATTGTCCGGAGGAGGAATGCGGATGGGAATGTCCCCCTCCttcttgtccctgtcaaggttgccatggtcctGGACACCTCAACACAATTAGGTGGTAAGTTAAGTACTGTAAGACCGCAAGACTGTAAGTAgcgctatgagaggagatgttctctgaagagctgggtctacagaagtttttttgaagatggagagagatgtcgCTGCTCTAGTAGGAACTGGTAGTGCAGTCCACCAACGAGGAGcaacagatgagaaaagtttggtttGGCGAGTGTCAGGGCTAGACGTCGTCCACCTGAGGAGTGTGGtggcatatgcctgtatgagggcattcaagcaggtgggagcagagccagagagtactttgtaggcaagtgttagagtcttgaatttgatgcgggTGGCCAATGGTAGCTAGTGTAACGGGATGAGCAATGAGGTGACATGCACCCTTCAGGGTTGGTTGTAGACCAAgagtgctgctgcattctggatcATCTGAAGGGGTTTCACTGTGCAGGCTGGGAGACCTTTCAGGAGGGCATTACAGTAGTCACGTGACATGACTATTGCCTGTACCAGGAGTTGGGTAGCATCTTGAGTCAAGTAGGTCCTGATTTGCCGTATGTTGTATAGCGCGTAGCGGCACGACCTGGCTACTGAGGCCACATGATCAGGCAAGGTTAGTTGGTTGTCTAGAACGACTCCTACATTTCTTGCAGTCCTGGTAGGTTCAACAGACAAGGAGTcaattttgatgttgatgtcatgatgtGTGGTACGTTTAACTGGAAGTGGTGTGCCTTCACCCATGTTTATATGTCTGAGAGGCAGTCTGAGATTTGTGTCAAGACCAAGGGGTCATCAGGTGGAAAGGACAgatagagctgtgtgtcatctgcatagcagtgGTATGAGAAGCCATGCGAACGGAAAGTCTGTCCCAAGGAGGTGGTGTAGATACCAAAGAGAAGGGGCCCCAGCGCTTAGCCCTGGGGGACCCCTGTGGTTTGTTTATCTGGCCAATAAAGTTGATTGTCTGATTCAGATACTGAGTGTTCAGAAAATATAAGGTTTGGGTGGTTGAATCCCTTTTCCCAAAATGGTGCAGCCAAAAAAGTTATCAGCCATATACTCTATTAACCACTCAATGTGTAGGCAATATACTAAAGAAGAGAGTGGGACATGTCTGGCTGattactttttcttttaacCTAAATTCAtaaaattcattttaatggGAAAGAAGTACCATTAACTGTAATGGGAAGAGGCTGTATACATTTTGGTCATGTGGGGACAAACCAAATAAAACATGTTTCAGGGGCTTCTCCACCGGCTCAtggaccccccctcctctctctctctctctctctctctctctctctctctctctctctctctgtgtgtgtgtgtgtgtgtgtgtgttgtggcactGAGACATTGTGTTCTTCCCTACTCACCATCCAGCTGTCCAAGGCAACCTGAGTAACAAGAACAAGATTATGTTAACAGTCTGAGCATGCATACATGAAATATCAATAATCACATCAATCAGTCATATGAAAgcaatcatatcatatcatatcaagtTAAAGACCCAAGCAAGCAGTGCTAAGTTGAGCACTGTAACTGATGGAAACATTGCTGGCACAAGGCACAAAAAAGCAGAGCAGTGTGTCAGTCGCATCAAGATAAGCTAGAACCCGAATTCCGAAAAACAGTTGGGGTGCTGTAAAACGTGGATAGAAGTATAATACTATGATTCACAAATCATGTCAACCGTATACTTAGttgagaatatatatatatatatatatatatatatacacgtatatatacagtatatataaatagGCCTATAAGATACTATGATTCACAAATCATGTCAACCGTATACTTAATTGAGAATACATATAAATCTATAATCCTATGATTTACAAATCATTTCAACCGTATATTTAgttgagcatacacacacagatacataaaacacacacataaatgcgggcaagcacacacacacacacacacacacacacacacacacacacacacatactgatataGACAATACTCACTATAGAGAATGTAGTGGTGTGTAACTATCATCTGTAGCCAACCTCACTATAGAGAATGCAGTGGTGTGCACTGTAACTATCACCAGTAGCCAACCTCACTATATAGAACGCAGTGGTGTGTAACTATCACCAGTAGCCAACCTCACTATAGAG from Sardina pilchardus chromosome 1, fSarPil1.1, whole genome shotgun sequence includes:
- the LOC134082235 gene encoding mucin-2-like isoform X2, with translation MLLRDRLSPLLWTLYLTTLYACGCLGQLDVCGRPPLNSRIAGGQDAPAGSWPWQASLHASFPGFSTFICGGSLINEQWVLSAAHCFNSVSASNLEVYLGRQNQEGSNPNEVKRTVSQIINHPSFNRFTFDNDIALLHLNAPVTFTDYIRPVCLAANGSVFLNGTDSWVTGWGNTADGVPLPSPKTLKEVEVPVVENTQCQSLYQVVPFTVTDNMMCAGDPAGGRDSCEGDSGGPLVSKQDSVWVQSGIVALEGCKEPNRPGVYTRVSRYESWINSEISTNQPGFVQFIGSPLPVIPLTTPGGPETGGPTSTTTPPSPAVTVAPGPTSTTTPPSPALTVAPGRPTSTTTPPSPALIVVAPGFTSTSVLQGDSTASIPASSSSSQPVTQSSTITTRKTTDAPPTPTTTSAATATTTTTTTTTTSPPGRFCRPQDIDAFGFAVVTVTADQPALIDAFALMTVTASITCNSTYLQTQLEQAIQQASKLYEDPTFNEIKQINATCQNNTKLEVIKRFNLNGNDSICFPDNRDVMAITGNRRRNDKVIINIEKTIDCEVLFRTDLQFEDCETRRGDIIRVINDISRIQYGPLIYRRTIIICRRVVRGRTKREVTAGSMIEMQQAFDPDSTSDSSSRSSSPTFPTKQAIRAMLGTAAGQLNITLNETSITFTNPPREESLSGTTTSVTSGMTADPEIAAPVQTTTCGSPGLQSVFSCLAMVLVSLQLMVQWMAL
- the LOC134082235 gene encoding mucin-2-like isoform X1, producing MLLRDRLSPLLWTLYLTTLYACGCLGQLDVCGRPPLNSRIAGGQDAPAGSWPWQASLHASFPGFSTFICGGSLINEQWVLSAAHCFNSVSASNLEVYLGRQNQEGSNPNEVKRTVSQIINHPSFNRFTFDNDIALLHLNAPVTFTDYIRPVCLAANGSVFLNGTDSWVTGWGNTADGVPLPSPKTLKEVEVPVVENTQCQSLYQVVPFTVTDNMMCAGDPAGGRDSCEGDSGGPLVSKQDSVWVQSGIVALEGCKEPNRPGVYTRVSRYESWINSEISTNQPGFVQFIGSPLPVIPLTTPGGPETGEFTRPTASTPALTTPPSPAVTVAPGPTSTTTPPSPAVTVAPGPTSTTTPPSPALTVAPGRPTSTTTPPSPALIVVAPGFTSTSVLQGDSTASIPASSSSSQPVTQSSTITTRKTTDAPPTPTTTSAATATTTTTTTTTTSPPGRFCRPQDIDAFGFAVVTVTADQPALIDAFALMTVTASITCNSTYLQTQLEQAIQQASKLYEDPTFNEIKQINATCQNNTKLEVIKRFNLNGNDSICFPDNRDVMAITGNRRRNDKVIINIEKTIDCEVLFRTDLQFEDCETRRGDIIRVINDISRIQYGPLIYRRTIIICRRVVRGRTKREVTAGSMIEMQQAFDPDSTSDSSSRSSSPTFPTKQAIRAMLGTAAGQLNITLNETSITFTNPPREESLSGTTTSVTSGMTADPEIAAPVQTTTCGSPGLQSVFSCLAMVLVSLQLMVQWMAL